The window CACTGGGATTGTTGCGCAGCCGGTCCAACGCCGGCAGGTGCAGCTCAGCCACCTCGGCCCGCACGCCCAGCTCACGCGCCAGAGAACTGGCGGCCAGCTGCGGCTGAAAATCGAGGAAGCCTTCGATGCCGATCACCGCAATGCGCCGCCACGGCAGCGCGCCGGCCAGCGGCAGCGTCGGGATCGCCTGCGGGCTGAGCCAGGTGGCGCGGCGCGTGCCGAGCGGCGTCACCCGCTGATGATTGCGTTCGCAGTCTCCCTGCAGGCTGAGGCCGCAGCGCTGCAGCAGCCGCTGCGCTTCGGCCGCCATCGCCGCGACCCGATCTGTGCCGATCAGCGCATAAGGGTGCTGTGGCGCCTGGCGCGCCAGCTCGGCCAGCGCCGCCAGGGGCGCGTCAACCGCGGTGCCGTCGGGCAGCTGCGCCAGCAGATCGAGCGAGCCGGACGAGAAATAGAGCGCGCTTTGCCCGGCGCTGACCACTGCGCAGCGTTTGCCGCGTTCGGCAACCGCAATAGCACAACTCAGGCCCGCCAACCCGCCGCCAATCACTACCGCGTCAAATCGCATCATCCGCCTCCTGTTCCTGATCACCGCGGGCATCGAGCCCGCACAGGCCCTGATAAACCCAACTGGTGAATTCAGTTTCGCGCAGCGCATCGCCCCAGGCGATCGGCCGCACGCCCTTCCAACGTTCGTTGAGGAAATGCGACAGCTGATCGATCGACTGCTGCGGGGTGCTGATCTTAAAGCGCGCCAGCAGCCCGGCGGCGCGGCAGGCACAAAGTTCGCCCTGGCAGGTGCCCATGCCGACGCGGGTGCGGCGGCGCAGATCGACCAGGTTGTTGACCGTCAAAGAATTCACCGCATAGCGCACCTCGCCGGCGGTCACCGCTTCGCATTCGCACACCAGGCTGTTGTCGAGCCGATCGCCGGCCGGCACCTGCCCGGCGCGATCACCATGGCGATACACCGCCGAGCCGCGAATGCTGGCCGGCAGAGAAACCACGCGGCGCACGGTCTCTTCCGCCGATTGGCGTGAACCGGGCAGCGCCTCTTGCGCGGTGGTGCATGGGCTGTTCAGCCCCAGCTTTTCACACAGCTTGTCGGTGGCCCATTCCGCCATCAGCCGGTAGGTCATCAACTTGCCGCCGGTGATGGTGATAAACCCTTCCAGGCCGTCGCGGGCGGCATGGTCCAGCAGCACAATGCCGCGGCTGACGTTGCGCCCGCTCGGGTCGTCGTCGCTGGCCACCAGCGGGCGCACGCCGGCATAGGCGCGCAGTATGCGGGTCTGCGCCAGTTCGGGCGCCAGCAGCGCGCCCTCGCGGATCAGGATGTCCACCTCCTGCGGCGTCACCTGCATGTTGTCGATCTGGTCGTAGTCGATATGGGTGGAGGTGGTGCCAATCAGCGAGATGGTATCGCCCGGCACCAGAATGTCGGCGTCCGCCGGCTTGCGGCAGCGGTTGATCACCCGGTTATTGATGCGGTGGCCGAGGATCAGCAGCGCGCCCTTGGCCGGGAACATGCGCACCCGCAGGTCGGCGTACTCGGCAATCTGCTGGCCCCAAATGCCCGCGGCGTTGACCACCGCGGCGGCGTGCAAATCGTATCGTCTCTGGCTTTGATGGTCGAAAACGCGCACGCCGGTCACGCGATCGCCCGTGCGCAACAAACCCACCACCTGATGGTAGGTGAGGATCCGCGCGCCGTGCTCACGGGCGTCCAGCATATTGGCGGCGGTGAGGCGGAACGGATCGACGGTGCCGTCCGGCACCCGCACCGCGCCAATCATCGCCGGATTGGCCGCCGGTTCCAGGCGCAGGGCCAGCTGCGGGTCGATCGCCTCGGCGCCGATGCCCGCCGCGCGGCAGGCGGCGACAAACTGCTGCTGATAGTCCAGCGAATCCTGCGGCAGGGTGATGAACAGCCCGTCGGTCGCTTCGATGCAATGGTGGGCAATGCGTTTCAGAATGCGGTTTTCTTCAATGCATTCACGCGCCGACTCGCCGTCGGTAACCGCATAGCGCGCGCCGCTGTGCAGCAGGCCATGGTTGCGGCCGGTGGCACCGGTGGCGATATCGTGGCGCTCCAGCAGGATGCAGCGCAGCCCTCGCCGGGCGCAATCGCGGGCGATGCCTGCGCCGGTGGCGCCGCCGCCAATGATGATCACATCCGTTTCGTCGTCCGCTGAAAGACTGCTCATAACGCTCCCCCTGGATCCGTGGTTATGCCCCTATTGGGCCACGCTTATTGGGGTTTTTGTTTGATAAGGAACAATAACGAACCTAAAACGAAAGAAAAATGTCCACAAAAAACCATGTATGTGATCATAATCACGATTTTTGGGCCTTTTTCTATTTCATAACGTTAACGAATCGCTCAAAATCCGCGTTAGTTTCATAAAAGTGTAACATTTGCGCCATTCATCACAGCGACACCAGGCGTATTTGACTAGGATGGCGCTCGTTATGGAACAAAAAAACACCACATTCGATATCCGCTCAATCATCAAATGAACGTAAAAGGTCATATTGATGTGATAACAGATAAAGCCATCGGAGGCGCTCATGTTGAGTATTTTTAAGCCGGCAGCACACATTTCCCGTGTGCCGGTCGACAAAGTCGACCCGCTCTACCGTAAATTGCGCTGGCAAATTTTTATGGGGATCTTCTTCGGTTACGCCGCCTACTATCTGGTGCGTAAGAACTTCACCCTGGCGATGCCGTACCTGATCGAGCAGGGCTTCAGCCGCGGCGACCTCGGTTTCGCGCTGTCGGGCATTTCCATCGCCTACGGTTTTTCCAAATTCATCATGGGGTCGGTCTCCGACCGCTCCAACCCGCGGGTATTCCTGCCCGCCGGCCTGATCCTGGCCGCGGCGGTGATGCTGTTCATGGGCTTCGTGCCGTGGGCCACCTCCA is drawn from Serratia entomophila and contains these coding sequences:
- the glpA gene encoding anaerobic glycerol-3-phosphate dehydrogenase subunit A, producing the protein MSSLSADDETDVIIIGGGATGAGIARDCARRGLRCILLERHDIATGATGRNHGLLHSGARYAVTDGESARECIEENRILKRIAHHCIEATDGLFITLPQDSLDYQQQFVAACRAAGIGAEAIDPQLALRLEPAANPAMIGAVRVPDGTVDPFRLTAANMLDAREHGARILTYHQVVGLLRTGDRVTGVRVFDHQSQRRYDLHAAAVVNAAGIWGQQIAEYADLRVRMFPAKGALLILGHRINNRVINRCRKPADADILVPGDTISLIGTTSTHIDYDQIDNMQVTPQEVDILIREGALLAPELAQTRILRAYAGVRPLVASDDDPSGRNVSRGIVLLDHAARDGLEGFITITGGKLMTYRLMAEWATDKLCEKLGLNSPCTTAQEALPGSRQSAEETVRRVVSLPASIRGSAVYRHGDRAGQVPAGDRLDNSLVCECEAVTAGEVRYAVNSLTVNNLVDLRRRTRVGMGTCQGELCACRAAGLLARFKISTPQQSIDQLSHFLNERWKGVRPIAWGDALRETEFTSWVYQGLCGLDARGDQEQEADDAI